The following are encoded in a window of Vigna unguiculata cultivar IT97K-499-35 chromosome 8, ASM411807v1, whole genome shotgun sequence genomic DNA:
- the LOC114193513 gene encoding caffeic acid 3-O-methyltransferase 1-like yields MAEKSMKEGSAEVVSDEEAYLFAMELAGASAVPMVLKSALELGILETIAKAGPGTFLSPSQIASQIPNIKNPYAPAMLDRMFRLLVSYNILTVQFHDGDEAERFYGLHPKAKYLVNNEDGVSVAAYFLMEQDKVLKEMWYKLTESVEESGFPFQNAYGMNLFEFHDANPRFNGLFNKGLSDCSSITMKKILDTYEGFEGVGSLVDVGGGTGAIISMIASKYSSMKCVNFDLPHVIKEAPPYTGVEHVGGDMFVSVPKADAIFMKWVCHDWSDEQCLKLLKKCYDSVPDTGKVILVEGLIPETPDSKLASKCEFQMDIVMLCHSPNGKERTEKEYEALAKGAGFHGFRIACCVFNTYVMEFLKKA; encoded by the exons ATGGCAGAGAAAAGCATGAAAGAGGGAAGTGCAGAGGTAGTATCTGATGAAGAAGCTTATCTATTCGCCATGGAACTAGCTGGTGCTTCTGCTGTTCCCATGGTTCTGAAATCAGCTCTGGAACTTGGCATCTTAGAAACCATAGCAAAGGCTGGTCCTGGAACTTTCCTTTCTCCTTCTCAGATAGCGTCTCAGATCCCAAATATAAAGAACCCTTATGCACCTGCTATGTTGGACCGCATGTTTCGCCTTTTGGTTAGCTACAACATCCTCACAGTTCAATTCCATGACGGTGATGAGGCTGAAAGGTTCTATGGTCTTCACCCGAAAGCCAAATACTTGGTCAACAATGAAGATGGCGTGTCTGTGGCTGCTTACTTTCTCATGGAACAAGACAAAGTCCTCAAGGAAATGtg GTACAAGTTGACAGAATCAGTTGAGGAGAGTGGATTTCCATTTCAGAATGCTTATGGAATGAATCTGTTTGAGTTCCATGACGCAAATCCAAGATTTAACGGGCTTTTCAATAAGGGTTTGTCTGATTGCTCTAGCATCACAATGAAGAAAATTCTCGACACCTACGAAGGATTTGAGGGTGTTGGATCTTTGGTCGATGTTGGCGGTGGAACCGGTGCTATCATCAGCATGATTGCTTCCAAGTATTCATCCATGAAGTGTGTTAATTTTGACTTACCCCACGTCATTAAAGAAGCTCCACCTTACACAGGTGTGGAACATGTAGGTGGAGACATGTTCGTGAGTGTTCCAAAAGCTGACGCCATTTTCATGAAG tGGGTATGTCATGACTGGAGTGACGAGCAATGCTTGAAACTGTTGAAGAAGTGTTATGATTCTGTTCCTGACACTGGAAAGGTGATTTTGGTTGAAGGGCTTATTCCAGAAACACCAGATTCTAAGTTAGCTTCAAAGTGTGAGTTTCAAATGGATATTGTGATGTTGTGTCACAGTCCAAATGGGAAAGAGAGAACAGAGAAAGAGTACGAGGCTTTGGCTAAAGGAGCTGGATTCCATGGTTTCAGAATAGCATGTTGCGTTTTCAATACTTACGTTATGGAGTTCCTTAAAAAGGCTTAG
- the LOC114194742 gene encoding TBC1 domain family member 2B, protein MYGTKSKIDLAFEYQSQVAVLRPSIHSRRANLTVKFQDLYGFTVEGNVDDVNVLNEVREKVRQQGRVWWALEASKGANWYLHTTIGQSSALTSSLKFSALTNAITLKKLIRKGIPPVLRPKIWFSLSGAAKKKSTVPDSYYDDLTKAVDGKVTPATRQIDHDLPRTFPGHPWLDTPEGHAALRRVLVAYSFRDSDVGYCQGLNYVAALLLLVMKTEEDAFWMLAVLLENVLVNDCYTNNLSGCHVEQRVFKDLLAKKCPRIASHLESLEFDVSLVATEWFLCLFSKSLPSETTLRVWDVIFNEGAKVIFNVALAIFKMKEDELIPTHHVGEVINILQTTTHHLFDPDDLLTVAFDKIGSMTTNTISKQRKKQEPEVMKELDQRIRRLNSLRTDGK, encoded by the exons ATGTATGGGACCAAAAGCAAAATTGACCTTGCCTTTGAATACCAATCTCAGGTAGCAGTTTTGAGGCCGAGCATCCATTCCAGGAGGGCAAATCTGACTGTGAAATTCCAAGACCTTTATGGATTCACGGTGGAAGGGAATGTGGATGATGTGAATGTGTTGAATGAGGTAAGGGAGAAGGTGAGGCAACAGGGAAGAGTTTGGTGGGCATTGGAGGCCAGCAAGGGGGCAAATTGGTATTTGCATACGACCATCGGGCAAAGCAGTGCCCTTACATCATCCTTAAAATTCTCAGCTTTGACCAATGCTATCACGTTGAAGAAGTTGATCAGGAAGGGTATACCCCCTGTTCTTAGGCCCAAGATTTGGTTTTCCTTGTCAGGGGCAGCCAAGAAAAAGTCCACCGTGCCTGACAGTTATTATGATGATTTGACCAAAGCTGTGGATGGGAAGGTCACCCCTGCTACCCGGCAGATAGATCAT GACCTACCCCGAACCTTCCCTGGCCACCCGTGGCTGGACACTCCTGAGGGGCATGCTGCTCTCAGGCGTGTTCTTGTTGCTTATTCCTTCCGTGATTCTGATGTTGGGTATTGTCAG GGATTAAATTACGTGGCAGCATTGTTGCTGCTGGTCATGAAGACAGAAGAAGATGCATTTTGGATGCTTGCTGTCTTGTTGGAGAATGTTCTGGTTAATGACTGTTACACAAACAACTTGTCAGGATGCCATGTGGAACAAAGAGTGTTTAAAGATTTACTGGCCAAGAAGTGTCCGAG GATTGCGAGCCATTTAGAATCTTTGGAATTTGATGTTTCCCTTGTTGCCACCGAGTGGTTCCTCTGCCTCTTCTCTAAAAGCCTGCCTTCCGAG ACAACTCTTCGCGTGTGGGATGTTATCTTCAACGAGGGTGCTAAGGTTATATTTAACGTGGCCTTGGCAATCTTTAAG ATGAAGGAAGATGAGTTGATTCCAACCCATCATGTTGGAGAAGTAATCAACATTTTGCAGACGACCACGCATCATCTATTTGATCCAGACGATTTATTGACA GTGGCATTTGATAAGATAGGATCAATGACAACAAACACGATATCAAAGCAAAGGAAGAAACAAGAACCTGAAGTTATGAAGGAGCTTGATCAGAGGATCAGACGGTTAAATTCCCTTAGAACAGATGGCAAATAG
- the LOC114193414 gene encoding transmembrane emp24 domain-containing protein p24beta2-like, whose protein sequence is MRLSSLRHALVFVLIGALWNLQRSEGIRFVIDRDECFSHDVKYEGDTVHVSFVVIKADSPWHYGEEGVDLVVKGPSGEQIQDFRDKTSDKFDFVAHKSGVHKFCFTNKSPYHETIDFDVHVGHFSYFEQHAKDEHFTPLLEQIGKLEEALYNIQFEQHWLEAQTDRQAIVNDAMSRRAVHKAIFESAALIGASAIQVYLLQRLFERKLGTSRV, encoded by the exons ATGAGATTATCATCGTTGAGGCATGCTTTGGTGTTCGTGTTAATTGGGGCATTGTGGAATTTGCAGAGGTCAGAAGGTATTCGATTTGTGATAGACAGGGACGAGTGTTTCTCCCATGATGTCAAGTACGAGGGTGATACCGTTCATGTTTCTTTCGTTGTTATTAAGGCTGATTCTCCCTGGCATTACGGCGAAGAAGGTGTCGATCTCGtg GTAAAGGGTCCCTCTGGTGAGCAAATTCAAGATTTTCGGGACAAGACAAGTGACAAGTTTGACTTCGTGGCTCACAAATCAGGGGTCCATAAGTTCTGCTTCACCAACAAGTCTCCTTATCATGAAACTATCGATTTTGATGTACATGTCGGTCACTTCTCTTACTTTGAGCAGCATGCAAAAGATG AGCATTTTACCCCATTGCTCGAGCAAATAGGAAAGTTGGAGGAGGCTCTATACAACATTCAGTTTGAACAGCATTGGTTAGAGGCTCAGACTGATCGCCAAGCAATAG TGAACGATGCAATGAGCCGAAGAGCAGTACACAAGGCAATTTTTGAATCAGCAGCACTGATTGGGGCTAGTGCGATTCAAGTCTACCTTCTACAGCGATTGTTTGAACGAAAATTGGGTACCTCAAGAGTTTAG